Genomic DNA from Bacteroidales bacterium:
CAAGAATCTAGAAAAAACAAAAACAATCCATATCGTAATTATTATATTTGGAATAAAGACACAGATAAATACAAAGATGCTCGCCTTTTATTTAAAGGAATGTGCCCTAGCAATTGGGAAAAAGATGGCGATTGCTATTTTTTCCATCGCTTTTTTGAGTTCCAACCCGATTTGAATTACCGTAATCCCGAAGTTTTATTGGCAATGTCTCAAAACCTATTGTTCTGGTTAGAGCAAGGTGTTGATGGTTTTCGAGCCGATGCTATTCCCTATATCTGGAAAGAAGAAGGGACAAACTGCGAAAATTTACCCAAAACACATAGCGTTGTTAAGTTTTTTAGAGCTGCTCTCGATTATGTAAAACCAGGAACACTATTGCTTGCTGAAGCTTGCCAAAAACCTGCCGATGTTGTAGATTACATAAAAACAGGTGATGAATGCCATGCGGCCTACCACTTCCCATTGATGCCTCAAATGTTCAAAGCCATTGCAAAAGAAAGCGCCGAGCCTATATTAAATACTTTAAGTCCTCAAGTTACACCAACAATTCCTATTGATTCACAATGGTTTACATTTTTGCGTTGCCACGACGAATTAAGTCTTGAATTAGTTTATGTAAATGAAGAAGATCGAGCTTATATCCACAAAAATTATTGTCATCAACCCGAATGGGACTTCCGTGTCGGAGAAGGTATTTCAGCTCGTCTATCCGAACTTTTCAAATTCGATGTCGATAAAATAAGCCTTGCTTATTCTCTGATGCTTAGTCTGCCCGGAACACCTGTAATTTATTATGGCGATGAATTTGGCAAAGCAAACGATGATACTTATTACCGCGAAATGATTCAAATGACAGGGAAAAATGATACTCGCTTTCTTGTTCGTGGAAAAATTGACTGGGAAAAAGTAGAAACTCTTTTAAACGATGAAAAATCTTTCAATGCTATAATATTTAAACGTTTAAAGAAACTAATAAATACCAGAAAACAATACAAAGCTTTTGGAAGGGGTTCTATTGAATGGTTAAATACCAAAGAAGAAACAGATAATCCAATATTAGCTTTTAAAAGAAAATACAAAAAAGAAGAGCTACTGATAATACACAATTTAAGTAAAAAAGAGCAATACCTTGAAATTCAACTAAATACTTCCGTAGATTTACTTGACCAAACTCTTAAATCAGAAAATGGAAGATTAATTATCCCTGCCGGATCATTTTATTGGTTAAGCAAGGATCAATGGATTGATTAATTAGAAATAACAGAAACAATGTCAAAGCTTAATTTCAAAGCCGTTATATTTGATTTAGATGGAGTAATAACCAAAACAGCTTTAGTTCATGCTGCTGCGTGGAAAAAAATGTTTGATGACTATCTAAAATCACGCGAAGAACGTTTTAACGAAACATTTAAACCTTTCACTCATACCAACGATTATTTACCTTATGTCGATGGGAAACCTCGTTATAAAGGCGTTGCCGACTTTCTAAGTTCACGTAATATCGAGCTTCCATATGGCAACCCAAGCGATGCTCCTGAGAAAGAAAC
This window encodes:
- a CDS encoding trehalose synthase, with protein sequence MPDNHAINRLYNSFNELYSGNSLNLLNKFIEQLDNLKSKLSHIDSPSDWYKDVTVYSLYVDLFNKDFSGLSEKLDYLQNLGVNCLWLLPILDSPMKDAGFDIKNYKRIRKNLFRLPDNASTEEEKVLFKRFVDKAHDKGMRVIFDIAMNHTSVEHPWFQESRKNKNNPYRNYYIWNKDTDKYKDARLLFKGMCPSNWEKDGDCYFFHRFFEFQPDLNYRNPEVLLAMSQNLLFWLEQGVDGFRADAIPYIWKEEGTNCENLPKTHSVVKFFRAALDYVKPGTLLLAEACQKPADVVDYIKTGDECHAAYHFPLMPQMFKAIAKESAEPILNTLSPQVTPTIPIDSQWFTFLRCHDELSLELVYVNEEDRAYIHKNYCHQPEWDFRVGEGISARLSELFKFDVDKISLAYSLMLSLPGTPVIYYGDEFGKANDDTYYREMIQMTGKNDTRFLVRGKIDWEKVETLLNDEKSFNAIIFKRLKKLINTRKQYKAFGRGSIEWLNTKEETDNPILAFKRKYKKEELLIIHNLSKKEQYLEIQLNTSVDLLDQTLKSENGRLIIPAGSFYWLSKDQWID